A window of the Alnus glutinosa chromosome 4, dhAlnGlut1.1, whole genome shotgun sequence genome harbors these coding sequences:
- the LOC133865980 gene encoding uncharacterized protein LOC133865980 isoform X2, translated as MNSLVDSASMATDSEGSSSPHPNKRRKTLPATSKSKIKDDRNHNQHESLEQQQRMANSPCMICLSDCGKSIRGKIDCCDHHFCFICIMEWAKIESRCPACKRRFSTIRRPFKDVVFAPERVVRVPVRDQIHTCHANTTAGPFDPFSEVQCSVCHQMTDESLLLLCDLCDSASHTYCIGLGFTVPEGDWFCHDCTVCRTEHMDREMYSDRDNENVTPTTEEHLTIFDIVQKSNSPMADRKSRAISSNPNQLSPPVAPDVENSVPEEVNVPGARMLRNVVERATESGTRTLQRCRDVRSHIQALRENWNAFRNGSQSFSSGSFKSGSQKGQRNISAVLHDRSGQQHSLSSTSCQNLTAEDALGGSSVHNRGSYDIDKAWKMMIKAKSIESAHERTSFSNQVSKLPLKTGKASKDATGTVKNQQFGAKGLGRTAMEKQYECCSLKSEIGRCRSPMLEKQKKSSVSTKGSVESSECLTTTHSSGSSSFSRNRWPSIQSDVCHQNSYRLLQKHVKGASSNVTDEHNGSASLMKLVGSIPGAFNSFYAKAELRTSPPGKVDFSKETVRLGKGGTKGNAREDDEAKSEIQSLVKLNLKLLSRDKKKRCFQGNCKACHSYHPGRMWFRAPEAWCSLLPGLSVQPH; from the exons ATGAACTCCCTCGTCGACTCAGCATCCATGGCGACGGACTCAGAGGGCTCGTCTTCCCCCCACCCAAACAAGCGCCGCAAAACCCTACCCGCGACCTCCAAATCTAAAATTAAAGACGACCGCAATCACAATCAGCACGAATCCCTAGAGCAGCAACAACGGATGGCCAATTCCCCTTGCATGATCTGCTTATCCGACTGTGGGAAATCAATCAGAGGAAAAATTGATTGCTGCGACCACCACTTCTGCTTTATTTGCATCATGGAGTGGGCCAAGATCGAGTCCCGGTGCCCCGCATGCAAGCGCAGGTTCAGCACCATTCGTAGGCCGTTCAAGGACGTTGTCTTTGCCCCTGAACGCGTCGTCAGGGTCCCAGTTCGCGACCAG ATTCACACTTGTCATGCAAATACAACTGCTGGGCCTTTTGATCCTTTTTCAGAAGTTCAGTGTAGTGTGTGTCATCAAATGACAGATGAGAGTCTTTTGTTACTTTGTGATCTTTGTGATTCAGCTTCTCACACATACTGTATTGGCCTGGGTTTTACTGTACCTGAAGGTGATTGGTTTTGCCATGACTGTACTGTCTGTAGAACTGAACATATGGATAGAGAAATGTATTCTGATAGGGACAATGAAAATGTAACACCAACCACTGAAGAACATCTTACCATCTTTGATATTGTACAAAAATCAAATAGCCCTATGGCTGACAGAAAATCTAGAGCAATCTCTTCAAATCCAAACCAGTTGTCACCTCCTGTTGCCCCTGATGTGGAAAACAGTGTTCCAGAGGAAGTAAATGTGCCTGGTGCAAGAATGCTTCGTAATGTTGTTGAAAGAGCAACTGAATCGGGTACAAGAACATTGCAACGTTGTCGCGATGTGCGCAGTCATATTCAGGCACTTCGTGAAAACTGGAATGCCTTCCGTAATGGGTCACAAAGCTTCTCTTCTGGTTCATTTAAATCTGGCAGCCAAAAAGGCCAACGGAACATAAGTGCAGTATTGCATGATAGATCAGGTCAACAACATTCCTTATCGTCCACAAGTTGTCAGAACTTAACAGCTGAAGATGCTCTTGGTGGAAGTTCTGTGCACAACAGAGGCTCATATGATATTGATAAGGCATGGAAAATGATGATTAAGGCAAAGTCAATAGAGAGTGCTCATGAAAGAACCAGCTTTAGTAATCAGGTTTCAAAACTTCCTTTGAAGACAGGAAAAGCTTCAAAAGATGCAACCGGTACAGTGAAAAATCAACAATTTGGAGCCAAGGGTCTGGGAAGAACTGCAATGGAGAAGCAATATGAATGTTGTTCTCTTAAGAGTGAAATAGGAAGGTGTCGATCTCCTATgttggaaaaacaaaagaagagtaGTGTTAGTACTAAGGGGAGTGTAGAATCTAGTGAGTGTCTCACAACTACTCATTCATCAGGATCATCTTCATTTTCTAGGAACAGATGGCCTAGTATTCAAAGTGATGTTTGTCATCAAAATAGTTATAGGCTGTTACAGAAACATGTAAAGGGAGCCTCATCAAACGTCACTGACGAGCACAATGGATCTGCTTCTTTGATGAAATTGGTTGGGTCAATACCAGGAgcttttaattcattttatgCCAAAGCAGAGCTCAGAACATCTCCTCCTGGGAAGGTTGATTTTTCTAAGGAAACGGTTAGATTGGGGAAGGGTGGCACTAAAGGCAATGCTAGAGAAGATGATGAAGCCAAAAGTGAGATCCAATCTCTTGTCAAGCTGAACTTGAAGCTCCTAAGCAGAGACAAAAA GAAACGATGCTTTCAAGGAAATTGCAAGGCTTGCCACTCATACCATCCTGGCCGCATGTGGTTTAGAGCACCGGAAGCTTGGTGTTCACTCCTTCCCGGGCTCAGTGTGCAGCCACACTGA
- the LOC133865980 gene encoding uncharacterized protein LOC133865980 isoform X1: protein MNSLVDSASMATDSEGSSSPHPNKRRKTLPATSKSKIKDDRNHNQHESLEQQQRMANSPCMICLSDCGKSIRGKIDCCDHHFCFICIMEWAKIESRCPACKRRFSTIRRPFKDVVFAPERVVRVPVRDQIHTCHANTTAGPFDPFSEVQCSVCHQMTDESLLLLCDLCDSASHTYCIGLGFTVPEGDWFCHDCTVCRTEHMDREMYSDRDNENVTPTTEEHLTIFDIVQKSNSPMADRKSRAISSNPNQLSPPVAPDVENSVPEEVNVPGARMLRNVVERATESGTRTLQRCRDVRSHIQALRENWNAFRNGSQSFSSGSFKSGSQKGQRNISAVLHDRSGQQHSLSSTSCQNLTAEDALGGSSVHNRGSYDIDKAWKMMIKAKSIESAHERTSFSNQVSKLPLKTGKASKDATGTVKNQQFGAKGLGRTAMEKQYECCSLKSEIGRCRSPMLEKQKKSSVSTKGSVESSECLTTTHSSGSSSFSRNRWPSIQSDVCHQNSYRLLQKHVKGASSNVTDEHNGSASLMKLVGSIPGAFNSFYAKAELRTSPPGKVDFSKETVRLGKGGTKGNAREDDEAKSEIQSLVKLNLKLLSRDKKLGNDAFKEIARLATHTILAACGLEHRKLGVHSFPGSVCSHTEHIQQLHKSTLLPNSCRECFCRFVKDVVNSVMFEKVGCVNSTS from the exons ATGAACTCCCTCGTCGACTCAGCATCCATGGCGACGGACTCAGAGGGCTCGTCTTCCCCCCACCCAAACAAGCGCCGCAAAACCCTACCCGCGACCTCCAAATCTAAAATTAAAGACGACCGCAATCACAATCAGCACGAATCCCTAGAGCAGCAACAACGGATGGCCAATTCCCCTTGCATGATCTGCTTATCCGACTGTGGGAAATCAATCAGAGGAAAAATTGATTGCTGCGACCACCACTTCTGCTTTATTTGCATCATGGAGTGGGCCAAGATCGAGTCCCGGTGCCCCGCATGCAAGCGCAGGTTCAGCACCATTCGTAGGCCGTTCAAGGACGTTGTCTTTGCCCCTGAACGCGTCGTCAGGGTCCCAGTTCGCGACCAG ATTCACACTTGTCATGCAAATACAACTGCTGGGCCTTTTGATCCTTTTTCAGAAGTTCAGTGTAGTGTGTGTCATCAAATGACAGATGAGAGTCTTTTGTTACTTTGTGATCTTTGTGATTCAGCTTCTCACACATACTGTATTGGCCTGGGTTTTACTGTACCTGAAGGTGATTGGTTTTGCCATGACTGTACTGTCTGTAGAACTGAACATATGGATAGAGAAATGTATTCTGATAGGGACAATGAAAATGTAACACCAACCACTGAAGAACATCTTACCATCTTTGATATTGTACAAAAATCAAATAGCCCTATGGCTGACAGAAAATCTAGAGCAATCTCTTCAAATCCAAACCAGTTGTCACCTCCTGTTGCCCCTGATGTGGAAAACAGTGTTCCAGAGGAAGTAAATGTGCCTGGTGCAAGAATGCTTCGTAATGTTGTTGAAAGAGCAACTGAATCGGGTACAAGAACATTGCAACGTTGTCGCGATGTGCGCAGTCATATTCAGGCACTTCGTGAAAACTGGAATGCCTTCCGTAATGGGTCACAAAGCTTCTCTTCTGGTTCATTTAAATCTGGCAGCCAAAAAGGCCAACGGAACATAAGTGCAGTATTGCATGATAGATCAGGTCAACAACATTCCTTATCGTCCACAAGTTGTCAGAACTTAACAGCTGAAGATGCTCTTGGTGGAAGTTCTGTGCACAACAGAGGCTCATATGATATTGATAAGGCATGGAAAATGATGATTAAGGCAAAGTCAATAGAGAGTGCTCATGAAAGAACCAGCTTTAGTAATCAGGTTTCAAAACTTCCTTTGAAGACAGGAAAAGCTTCAAAAGATGCAACCGGTACAGTGAAAAATCAACAATTTGGAGCCAAGGGTCTGGGAAGAACTGCAATGGAGAAGCAATATGAATGTTGTTCTCTTAAGAGTGAAATAGGAAGGTGTCGATCTCCTATgttggaaaaacaaaagaagagtaGTGTTAGTACTAAGGGGAGTGTAGAATCTAGTGAGTGTCTCACAACTACTCATTCATCAGGATCATCTTCATTTTCTAGGAACAGATGGCCTAGTATTCAAAGTGATGTTTGTCATCAAAATAGTTATAGGCTGTTACAGAAACATGTAAAGGGAGCCTCATCAAACGTCACTGACGAGCACAATGGATCTGCTTCTTTGATGAAATTGGTTGGGTCAATACCAGGAgcttttaattcattttatgCCAAAGCAGAGCTCAGAACATCTCCTCCTGGGAAGGTTGATTTTTCTAAGGAAACGGTTAGATTGGGGAAGGGTGGCACTAAAGGCAATGCTAGAGAAGATGATGAAGCCAAAAGTGAGATCCAATCTCTTGTCAAGCTGAACTTGAAGCTCCTAAGCAGAGACAAAAAGTTAG GAAACGATGCTTTCAAGGAAATTGCAAGGCTTGCCACTCATACCATCCTGGCCGCATGTGGTTTAGAGCACCGGAAGCTTGGTGTTCACTCCTTCCCGGGCTCAGTGTGCAGCCACACTGAACATATTCAGCAGCTCCACAAGTCCACTCTGCTACCCAATTCTTGCCGAGAATGCTTTTGTAGATTTGTAAAGGATGTTGTTAACTCCGTTATGTTTGAGAAAGTAGGTTGTGTTAACTCAACAAGTTAA